One region of Jonesiaceae bacterium BS-20 genomic DNA includes:
- a CDS encoding N-6 DNA methylase gives MVNDEGVKPLTRSKQRVADHGEVFTPAWMVDGMLDLVKHESERIDSRVLEPACGSGNFLVPTLARKLATVATRHGKSEFEKRHYALFALMCVYGIELLEDNAEECRDSLARLFNSFLEIDVTDEWAAAARVVLDTNIVRGDALTMMLTNGNPITFAEWGYLGKGKFQRRDFRYDELTQRSAWEAEGSLFADLGGDLFAPHATHPTMTVSDLAGLADAR, from the coding sequence GTGGTCAACGATGAGGGCGTCAAGCCTCTAACTCGATCGAAGCAGCGCGTCGCGGATCACGGTGAAGTTTTCACGCCTGCCTGGATGGTCGATGGCATGCTCGACCTCGTTAAGCATGAGTCCGAGCGGATCGACTCACGCGTGCTGGAACCCGCGTGCGGTTCCGGCAACTTTCTCGTGCCGACGCTGGCTCGCAAACTCGCAACCGTTGCGACCCGCCATGGCAAGAGTGAGTTCGAGAAGCGCCATTATGCGCTCTTCGCTCTCATGTGTGTCTATGGCATTGAGCTGCTCGAAGATAACGCGGAGGAATGCCGAGACAGCTTGGCCCGGCTCTTCAACTCCTTCCTAGAGATCGACGTCACGGATGAATGGGCGGCGGCGGCACGCGTTGTGCTGGACACGAACATTGTCCGCGGCGACGCTCTTACGATGATGCTGACAAACGGCAACCCGATCACATTCGCCGAATGGGGGTACTTGGGGAAGGGGAAGTTTCAGCGCCGTGACTTCCGGTATGACGAACTTACTCAACGCTCCGCATGGGAGGCAGAGGGTTCGCTCTTCGCTGATTTGGGGGGCGACCTGTTCGCACCGCATGCAACCCACCCAACGATGACCGTGAGTGATTTGGCCGGACTGGCGGATGCCAGATGA
- a CDS encoding Eco57I restriction-modification methylase domain-containing protein: protein MSAMQASFTLRGHNPDVLTCIANLSNDEVFTSPEFANQMLDTLAAAWADANDGADIWADPNVAFLDPFTKSGVFLREIVHRLSEGLILEIPDLTERIDHILTKQVFGIGLTELTALLARRSVYCSKFANGPHSIAKSFTTEDGHIWFERTEHTWGGGKREFRVDPITSEEVTVYTNRKCIYCGAGEDDYARSNDLETHAYAFIHTDDIKARIAELFGDNMQFDVIIGNPPYQLDDGGAGSSAQPIYNKFVESAKSLDPRYLSLVIPARWYSGGKGLNEFRQEMLGDARLSVIHDYPDTNDVFPGLNVRGGIMYFLWERDHRGDATVTNHMGGRNFGSGSRPLLERGLDTFIRFSGAVDIISKVVRMETGQSSSFALPSSKSFAELVSARKPFGLATNFGEFSPRPTPTQQIELRRFGATGYVSEKQLIENTDWVNEWKLLVPYASPGSDDYPHLVLSNPIVAGPGTACTETYLVVGPFDSEAECLNARSYMRTQLFRFLVLTLRASQHVTQKVYRLVPKLDLSTAWDDDALYARYQITGDESELIDTLVKPVAWEI, encoded by the coding sequence ATGAGTGCTATGCAAGCCTCGTTCACCCTGCGAGGGCATAATCCGGATGTCTTGACCTGCATCGCGAACCTCTCCAACGATGAGGTATTTACATCTCCCGAGTTCGCCAACCAGATGCTCGACACGCTCGCGGCAGCGTGGGCCGACGCTAACGACGGCGCGGACATCTGGGCGGATCCCAATGTCGCTTTCCTCGACCCCTTCACGAAATCGGGAGTGTTCCTTCGTGAGATCGTTCATCGTCTCAGCGAAGGACTGATCTTGGAGATTCCCGACTTGACCGAGCGGATCGATCACATACTTACGAAGCAAGTCTTCGGCATCGGGCTCACCGAGCTGACCGCGTTATTGGCTCGTCGAAGCGTGTATTGCTCGAAGTTCGCCAACGGTCCGCACTCTATCGCGAAGTCTTTCACGACCGAGGATGGTCATATCTGGTTCGAGCGCACCGAGCACACCTGGGGCGGCGGTAAGCGTGAGTTCCGTGTCGATCCCATCACGAGTGAAGAGGTTACGGTCTACACCAATCGCAAGTGCATCTACTGCGGGGCGGGCGAGGACGACTACGCGCGCAGCAACGACCTCGAAACTCACGCCTACGCCTTCATCCACACCGACGACATCAAAGCTCGCATCGCCGAGCTGTTTGGAGACAACATGCAGTTCGACGTCATCATCGGCAACCCTCCTTACCAGCTCGATGATGGAGGCGCAGGCTCCAGCGCTCAGCCGATCTATAACAAGTTCGTGGAGTCTGCGAAATCCCTCGATCCTCGATACCTGTCGCTTGTTATACCCGCTCGGTGGTATTCAGGTGGGAAAGGGCTGAACGAGTTTCGACAGGAGATGCTAGGCGACGCTCGACTCTCCGTCATCCACGACTACCCCGACACGAACGACGTCTTTCCGGGGCTGAATGTGCGCGGCGGGATCATGTACTTCCTCTGGGAACGAGATCACCGAGGCGACGCTACGGTGACAAACCATATGGGAGGTCGGAATTTCGGCTCTGGGTCCCGCCCACTGTTGGAGCGGGGGCTCGACACGTTCATTCGGTTCAGTGGAGCAGTTGACATCATTTCGAAGGTCGTCCGCATGGAGACTGGGCAGTCCTCCAGCTTTGCGCTTCCGTCGTCCAAGTCCTTCGCGGAGCTGGTTTCAGCGAGAAAACCGTTCGGATTGGCGACGAACTTCGGCGAGTTCTCCCCGCGCCCGACCCCCACGCAACAGATCGAACTTCGTAGGTTCGGGGCGACCGGCTATGTTTCTGAAAAGCAGTTGATCGAGAACACCGATTGGGTAAATGAATGGAAGCTTCTCGTGCCGTACGCAAGTCCGGGAAGTGATGACTATCCGCATCTCGTTCTCTCGAACCCCATTGTGGCTGGCCCAGGCACGGCCTGTACCGAGACTTACTTGGTCGTCGGACCATTCGACTCGGAGGCGGAGTGTCTGAACGCGCGTTCGTACATGAGAACTCAACTGTTTAGATTCCTCGTGTTGACACTACGGGCGTCGCAACACGTTACCCAGAAGGTGTACCGCCTAGTGCCCAAGCTCGACTTGTCTACTGCATGGGATGATGACGCGCTCTATGCGCGCTACCAGATCACTGGGGATGAGAGTGAGCTCATTGACACCCTGGTGAAACCAGTCGCGTGGGAGATCTAG